The Actinomycetota bacterium sequence GAATTCCTTAACTGCTTTTTCCGGCCCCTTAAACTTTACCATAAACTCCAGGTAGCAAAAAGCAAAGGTTTTTAGCCAGTCCAGATCCGGCTGCTCCCTTGATACACAGCCTGATAATCCCAGCAGTATATCAGCAAAAATCCACATGCTTCCCTTGGAGCTCCTGCCGATCATGATACCATCGCCGCCAGTATATTGTAACACTTCCTGGGCCCTTTGGGCATTATTAATATCTCCGCTGACTATAACCGGAATGCTTACCGCCTGCTTTACCCGGCCTATCAATTCATAGTTTACCGCTCCCCTAAAACCCTGTTTAACTGTCCTTCCATGAATGGCTAAGGCCTTGGCTCCGTTTTCCTGGCAAACTTGGGCAAATTCTACTACATTAAGCTGGTTCTGGTCCCATCCCAGCCTGAACTTAACCGTTACCGGTATCTGTATGGCATTAACTACTGATTTTACTATGGCTCCCGCCCTGGTCAAATCCTGCATCAGCCAGCCTCCGCTTTGAGATTTTAATATCTTGGGCACCGGGCAGCCCATATTCAGGTCAATTATATCT is a genomic window containing:
- the dusB gene encoding tRNA dihydrouridine synthase DusB: MNNLALKLKDLVLSYLSAQQELDKGALGKWEKYLDGRLAGSRGGLDLAGSGFSIGNVAIANPVISAPLAGISDNTYRLFASFFGSGLTYSEMITSYGLHYHHKKSLALARVTSMERPCAVQIFGTDPLIMAEAARKLQPEADIIDLNMGCPVPKILKSQSGGWLMQDLTRAGAIVKSVVNAIQIPVTVKFRLGWDQNQLNVVEFAQVCQENGAKALAIHGRTVKQGFRGAVNYELIGRVKQAVSIPVIVSGDINNAQRAQEVLQYTGGDGIMIGRSSKGSMWIFADILLGLSGCVSREQPDLDWLKTFAFCYLEFMVKFKGPEKAVKEFRKYLSWIFKGLRGISLAKKDFFTISSLEDAKKVIDKL